In Chloroflexota bacterium, the following are encoded in one genomic region:
- a CDS encoding GIY-YIG nuclease family protein has protein sequence MMPYVYILLCADGSYYTGVTTNLERRLQEHQGGADPRAYTYTRRPVKLVWAEEVSTYEDALRLERQIKGWRRAKKEALIRGDFAALHQLVTEERRRRERRKRRGSKEAP, from the coding sequence ATTATGCCTTACGTGTACATCCTCCTTTGCGCGGATGGCAGTTACTACACCGGCGTCACAACCAATCTTGAGCGCCGTTTGCAGGAGCATCAGGGAGGCGCAGATCCTCGTGCCTATACCTATACCCGTCGGCCTGTGAAACTGGTCTGGGCAGAGGAAGTCTCCACCTATGAAGACGCCTTACGGTTGGAGCGCCAAATCAAAGGCTGGCGGCGGGCAAAGAAAGAGGCGCTGATTCGCGGCGATTTTGCGGCGCTGCATCAATTGGTCACGGAAGAGCGCCGTCGCCGCGAGCGGCGTAAGCGGAGAGGCAGTAAGGAAGCGCCCTGA
- a CDS encoding histidine phosphatase family protein, translated as MTRLLLIRHGETDWNVEGRYQGQADPPLNARGLAQARALAARWQQEGIRPAAIYASPLKRAWQTAEMLAQATGAPLHAEPRLKEICLGEWEGVLTPEIMRRWPQTFHDWETRPWQTRPPGGETIAEVQQRVNAAIDEIVARHPHDTVAIVAHRLPLALLKIRYQGYAPEEVRRIPIPNAEAEEIQV; from the coding sequence ATGACCCGCTTGCTGCTCATCCGTCACGGTGAAACCGACTGGAATGTGGAAGGCCGCTACCAGGGCCAGGCCGACCCACCGCTGAACGCGCGCGGGCTGGCACAGGCGCGCGCGTTGGCAGCGCGCTGGCAGCAGGAAGGCATCCGCCCGGCAGCCATTTATGCCAGCCCGCTCAAACGCGCCTGGCAAACCGCCGAAATGCTCGCCCAGGCCACCGGCGCGCCGCTCCACGCGGAACCTCGCCTGAAAGAAATCTGCCTGGGCGAATGGGAAGGGGTACTGACCCCCGAAATCATGCGCCGCTGGCCGCAGACCTTCCACGACTGGGAAACACGCCCCTGGCAAACCCGCCCCCCCGGCGGCGAAACCATAGCCGAGGTGCAACAACGCGTCAATGCGGCCATCGACGAAATCGTTGCCCGCCATCCCCACGACACCGTCGCCATTGTGGCCCACCGGCTGCCGCTGGCCCTGCTCAAGATCCGCTACCAGGGCTACGCCCCCGAAGAAGTGCGGCGCATCCCCATTCCCAACGCCGAGGCAGAGGAAATTCAGGTCTGA
- a CDS encoding DUF3459 domain-containing protein: MPTIPDLLRFLYGPRKGDETARRLLARLATFRREHPELHQAPPPHQRLTERDAVLITYGDQFRAPHEPPLHTLHRFLHTHLGDSISAVHILPFFPYSSDDGFSVIDYRRVDPHLGSWDDIRLLERDYRLMFDAVINHISRQSAWFQGFLRGEAPYTDYFIVVDPRADLSQVVRPRPWPLLTPVKTAHGTRHVWTTFSTDQIDLNYANPAVLLEIADLLLFYVARGARIIRLDAIAYLWKEIGTPCIHLPQTHAVVKLFRAMLDEVAPGVLLITETNVPHAENIAYFGDGHDEAQLVYNFTLPPLTLHALQTGDASRLTQWARTLETPSEATTFFNFLASHDGIGVRPAEGWLSTAEIKALADQTLAHGGRVSTYARPDGSQAPYELNITWYDALNDPAHPGEHDIPRFIASQAIMLALAGVPGIYVHSFFGSRNCQACFRERGQPRALNREKFAYPALETQLADPNSRPARILQAYRRLLNLRRQHPAFHPQAAQQVLTLHPGVFAVRRGEGQNAVLVVVSVHPAPLTVPVSQQEGPSSTPWRDLLSGETASPPTITLAPYQVRLLTAG; this comes from the coding sequence ATGCCTACCATTCCCGACCTGCTCCGCTTCCTTTACGGCCCCCGCAAAGGCGACGAAACCGCCCGCCGTCTGCTGGCGCGCTTAGCGACCTTCCGCCGCGAGCACCCTGAGCTGCATCAGGCGCCCCCGCCGCACCAGCGACTGACCGAGCGCGACGCGGTGCTCATCACCTATGGCGACCAGTTCCGCGCTCCCCACGAACCGCCGTTGCACACCCTCCACCGCTTCCTGCACACCCACCTCGGCGACAGCATCTCTGCCGTTCACATTTTGCCCTTCTTCCCCTACTCCTCCGACGACGGCTTCTCGGTCATCGATTACCGGCGCGTTGACCCCCACCTCGGCTCGTGGGACGACATCCGGCTGCTGGAGCGCGACTACCGCCTGATGTTCGATGCCGTCATCAACCACATTTCGCGCCAATCGGCATGGTTCCAGGGCTTCCTGCGCGGAGAAGCGCCCTACACCGATTACTTCATTGTGGTGGACCCCCGCGCCGACCTTTCGCAAGTGGTGCGCCCCCGGCCGTGGCCGCTGCTCACCCCCGTGAAAACCGCGCACGGCACCCGGCATGTGTGGACAACGTTCAGCACCGACCAGATCGACCTCAACTACGCCAACCCCGCCGTGCTGCTGGAAATCGCCGACCTGCTGCTGTTCTATGTCGCTCGCGGAGCCCGCATCATCCGCCTGGATGCCATTGCGTACCTCTGGAAAGAAATCGGTACACCATGCATCCACCTGCCGCAAACCCACGCGGTGGTCAAGCTGTTTCGGGCAATGCTGGACGAGGTTGCCCCTGGCGTTTTGCTGATTACCGAAACCAACGTGCCCCATGCCGAAAACATCGCATACTTTGGCGACGGGCACGACGAAGCGCAACTGGTTTACAACTTCACCCTGCCGCCCCTCACCCTGCACGCGCTGCAAACAGGCGACGCTTCGCGCCTCACCCAATGGGCACGCACCCTCGAGACGCCCAGCGAAGCCACCACCTTCTTCAACTTCCTCGCCTCGCACGACGGCATCGGCGTCCGCCCGGCAGAGGGCTGGCTCAGCACGGCAGAAATCAAAGCCCTGGCCGACCAAACTTTAGCCCACGGCGGCCGCGTTTCCACCTACGCCCGCCCTGACGGCTCCCAGGCCCCCTACGAACTCAACATTACCTGGTACGACGCCCTCAACGACCCCGCGCATCCCGGTGAGCACGACATTCCGCGCTTCATCGCCTCGCAGGCCATCATGCTGGCGCTGGCGGGGGTGCCGGGCATTTATGTGCATTCCTTCTTCGGCTCGCGCAACTGTCAGGCATGCTTTCGCGAACGCGGCCAGCCGCGCGCCTTGAACCGCGAAAAATTTGCCTACCCGGCGCTGGAAACCCAACTGGCCGACCCGAACAGCCGGCCGGCGCGCATTCTGCAGGCTTACCGCCGTCTTTTGAACCTGCGCCGGCAGCACCCCGCCTTCCACCCTCAAGCCGCCCAGCAGGTACTCACCCTGCACCCTGGCGTGTTTGCCGTGCGCCGCGGCGAAGGGCAAAATGCCGTGCTGGTGGTGGTCTCTGTGCATCCTGCCCCCCTCACGGTGCCCGTCTCTCAACAGGAAGGCCCCTCCTCCACCCCCTGGCGCGACCTGCTTTCCGGCGAAACGGCCTCGCCGCCCACCATCACCCTGGCCCCCTACCAGGTGCGACTGCTGACGGCCGGGTAA
- a CDS encoding alanine--glyoxylate aminotransferase family protein — protein sequence MPSQTYPSLNPHPRILLGPGPSMVHPRVLSALAMPLVGHLDPDFLAIMNDVQALLRYVFQTENRVTIPVSGTGSAGMEASLCNFIEPGDAVLIAINGYFGMRLADMASRYGAEVDTLERPWGEVFDPDEIRMALRRRKYKLLALVHAETSTGALQPHIREIAAAAHDHGALLVLDTVSSLGGVPVEIDAWGVDVAYSGTQKCLSVPPGLAPLTVSERALAVLHSRSAPVANWYLDLSLVEKYWGSERTYHHTAPISMNYALREGLRLVAEEGLDARFRRHRENALLLWEGLQAMGIEMLVPAEHRLPTLTTPLVPEGVDEAAVRRRLLNEYNIEIAGGFGPLKGKIWRIGLMGFSSRRENVTLLLAALKEILAS from the coding sequence ATGCCCTCTCAAACCTACCCCTCCCTCAACCCCCATCCCCGCATCCTGCTGGGGCCCGGCCCCAGTATGGTGCATCCGCGCGTGCTGAGCGCGCTGGCGATGCCCCTCGTCGGGCATCTTGACCCCGACTTCCTCGCCATCATGAACGACGTCCAGGCACTCCTGCGCTATGTCTTCCAAACCGAGAACCGCGTCACCATCCCGGTTTCCGGCACGGGCAGCGCGGGCATGGAAGCCTCGCTGTGCAACTTCATCGAACCCGGCGACGCGGTGCTCATCGCCATCAACGGCTACTTTGGGATGCGCCTCGCCGATATGGCCTCCCGCTATGGCGCGGAAGTGGACACCCTGGAACGCCCGTGGGGCGAAGTGTTCGACCCCGACGAAATCAGGATGGCGCTGCGGCGGCGGAAGTACAAACTGCTCGCTCTCGTCCATGCGGAAACCTCCACCGGCGCGCTCCAGCCCCACATCCGGGAAATCGCCGCCGCGGCCCACGACCACGGCGCGCTGCTGGTGCTGGATACGGTTTCCTCGCTGGGCGGCGTGCCGGTGGAAATCGACGCCTGGGGCGTGGACGTCGCCTACAGCGGCACGCAGAAATGCCTTTCCGTGCCGCCCGGCCTTGCGCCGCTGACGGTTTCCGAGCGCGCCCTCGCGGTGCTTCATTCCCGCAGCGCGCCGGTGGCGAACTGGTATCTTGACCTGTCGCTGGTGGAAAAATACTGGGGCAGCGAGCGCACCTACCACCACACCGCGCCCATTAGCATGAACTACGCTCTGCGGGAAGGCCTGCGGCTGGTGGCCGAAGAGGGGCTGGACGCCCGTTTCCGCCGCCACCGCGAGAACGCACTGCTGCTGTGGGAAGGCTTGCAGGCGATGGGCATTGAAATGTTAGTGCCCGCCGAACACCGTCTGCCCACCCTTACCACCCCGTTGGTGCCCGAAGGTGTGGACGAAGCCGCGGTGCGCCGCCGCCTGCTGAACGAGTACAACATTGAAATCGCGGGCGGCTTTGGCCCCCTGAAGGGGAAAATCTGGCGCATCGGCCTGATGGGCTTCAGCAGCCGCCGCGAAAACGTCACCTTGCTGCTGGCGGCGCTGAAGGAGATTTTGGCTTCCTGA
- the queA gene encoding tRNA preQ1(34) S-adenosylmethionine ribosyltransferase-isomerase QueA, giving the protein MRTTDFDYDLPEAYIAQEPVEPRDSARLMVLDRATGEITHAVFREVGRFLRPGDLLVANQTRVIPARLFARKPTGGKVEILLLRREAPAQWQALVRGRGLVAGKRLLLANDLEAEIVAVLDGPLRRIRFTHPLDDTLDRLGKVPLPPYIRRPLEDPERYQTVFAREAGSAAAPTAGLHFTPRLLEELRTQGVGFATVTLHVGLDTFAPVKEDDPREHKIHTEWCEVSAETAAAINRTRAAGGRIIAVGTTSVRTLETAARRARPGEVVSPWAGDTDLFILPGFRFLAVDAMITNFHLPKSTLLMLVSAFAGRERILGAYEVAKQEGYRFFSFGDAMLIL; this is encoded by the coding sequence ATGCGTACGACCGATTTCGATTACGACCTGCCTGAAGCCTATATTGCCCAGGAGCCTGTCGAGCCGCGCGATAGCGCCCGCTTGATGGTGCTCGACCGCGCCACGGGGGAGATCACCCATGCCGTATTTCGGGAAGTTGGGCGCTTTTTGCGCCCCGGCGACCTGCTGGTGGCGAATCAAACGCGGGTCATTCCGGCGCGGCTGTTTGCGCGTAAACCCACCGGCGGGAAGGTGGAGATTTTGTTGCTGCGGCGGGAAGCCCCGGCGCAGTGGCAGGCGTTGGTGCGCGGGCGGGGGCTGGTCGCGGGCAAGCGGTTGCTGCTGGCGAATGACCTGGAGGCCGAAATTGTAGCGGTGCTCGATGGGCCGTTGCGGCGCATCCGCTTTACACACCCCCTGGACGATACCCTTGACCGGTTGGGAAAGGTGCCGCTGCCGCCTTACATCCGCCGCCCGTTGGAAGACCCTGAGCGCTATCAGACGGTTTTTGCACGCGAGGCGGGCTCGGCGGCTGCGCCCACGGCGGGGCTGCATTTTACGCCGCGGTTGTTGGAAGAACTGCGGACACAGGGTGTGGGGTTCGCGACGGTGACCCTCCATGTGGGGCTGGACACTTTCGCGCCGGTGAAGGAAGACGACCCCCGTGAGCATAAAATTCACACCGAATGGTGCGAAGTGAGCGCCGAGACGGCTGCGGCCATTAACCGCACGCGAGCGGCTGGAGGGCGTATTATCGCCGTGGGGACGACCAGTGTGCGCACCCTCGAGACGGCAGCGCGGCGCGCCCGGCCCGGTGAGGTGGTTTCCCCCTGGGCGGGCGACACCGACCTTTTCATTCTGCCCGGCTTCCGCTTTCTTGCCGTGGATGCGATGATTACGAATTTCCACCTGCCCAAGTCAACGCTTTTGATGTTGGTGAGCGCCTTTGCAGGGCGTGAGCGCATTTTGGGGGCTTATGAAGTTGCCAAACAGGAAGGCTACCGCTTCTTCTCCTTTGGCGATGCGATGCTGATTTTGTAG
- a CDS encoding FAD-binding oxidoreductase codes for MANLHRSPSVVIVGAGIAGVATAYHLAVKRGVRDVLLVDSRPPLSLTSDKSTEAYRNWWPGPDGAMVGLMSRSIDLLEALADAHGNRFLLNRRGYLFLTADPARVEAWRRAAAAAEAFGAGPLREHTTLETYRPAPPRGFHGQPDGADLLLGEAVHRAFPYVSPRAVAALHVRRAGWLSAHTYGTLLLEEARARGVRLVQARYTGAEVRRGRVEAVSLSTGERVPTGALVLAVGPFLRESAAALGVALLVVYERHLKVAFDDRLGAVPRAAPLLIWSDPQRLPWSDDERAVLAADPGAAFLLDEFPGGVHTRPEGEGGSRMVIGLWEYNALPLETARFPVPDDPFYPEAVLRGLSTMLPAMRPYLQRLPRPVVDGGYYVKMPDNRPVVGPLAVEGAYVVGALSGFGIMGSQGAADLLAAHLTGEPLPPYAAAFRPERWAEVAYRQRWEAADSTAWEL; via the coding sequence ATGGCCAACTTACACCGCTCCCCCAGCGTTGTCATCGTCGGCGCGGGCATCGCCGGCGTGGCAACGGCCTACCACCTCGCCGTGAAAAGGGGCGTGCGCGATGTCCTGCTGGTGGACTCGCGCCCGCCCCTTTCGCTTACCAGCGACAAATCCACCGAAGCCTACCGCAACTGGTGGCCCGGCCCCGACGGTGCAATGGTCGGGCTGATGAGCCGCAGCATTGACCTGCTGGAAGCCCTGGCCGACGCGCACGGCAACCGCTTTCTGCTCAACCGTCGCGGCTATCTGTTCCTCACCGCGGACCCCGCGCGGGTGGAAGCCTGGCGGCGGGCGGCGGCTGCAGCCGAAGCCTTTGGCGCCGGCCCCCTGCGGGAACACACCACCCTCGAAACCTACCGCCCCGCACCGCCCCGCGGCTTCCACGGCCAGCCTGACGGCGCCGACCTGCTTTTGGGCGAGGCGGTGCACCGCGCCTTCCCCTATGTCAGCCCGCGGGCGGTGGCCGCGCTGCACGTCCGCCGCGCGGGGTGGCTAAGCGCGCACACCTACGGTACCCTGCTGCTGGAAGAAGCCCGCGCCCGCGGCGTGCGCTTAGTGCAGGCACGCTACACGGGCGCAGAAGTGCGCCGCGGGCGGGTGGAGGCGGTTTCCCTGAGCACCGGCGAGCGGGTGCCTACGGGGGCGTTGGTGCTCGCTGTCGGTCCCTTCTTGCGGGAAAGCGCGGCTGCCTTAGGCGTGGCTCTGCTTGTGGTGTACGAGCGGCACCTGAAAGTGGCCTTCGACGACCGGCTGGGCGCGGTGCCCCGCGCTGCGCCCCTGCTCATCTGGAGCGACCCCCAGCGCCTGCCGTGGAGCGACGACGAGCGTGCTGTTCTGGCCGCCGACCCCGGGGCGGCCTTCCTGCTGGACGAATTCCCCGGCGGGGTGCACACCCGCCCCGAGGGGGAAGGCGGCAGCCGCATGGTCATTGGCCTGTGGGAATACAACGCCCTGCCGCTGGAAACCGCCCGCTTCCCCGTGCCCGACGACCCCTTTTATCCCGAAGCGGTGCTGCGCGGCCTGAGCACCATGCTGCCCGCCATGCGGCCTTACCTGCAGCGCCTGCCCCGCCCCGTGGTGGACGGCGGCTACTACGTCAAAATGCCCGACAACCGCCCGGTGGTGGGGCCGTTAGCCGTGGAAGGCGCGTACGTGGTCGGCGCGCTTTCGGGCTTCGGCATCATGGGTTCCCAGGGCGCCGCCGACCTGCTCGCCGCCCACCTCACCGGCGAACCCCTGCCGCCCTACGCCGCGGCCTTCCGCCCCGAACGCTGGGCCGAGGTGGCCTATCGCCAGCGGTGGGAAGCCGCCGATAGCACCGCCTGGGAACTGTAA
- a CDS encoding GAF domain-containing protein has protein sequence MKRSVTSSSTFSYLPPVVAQKVLPWSVLAYLLMVVGVMAALPFVVTRWMQQPFTGAFVESTLVVGTVSDPQYAADTTAHLQVDSIVQAVDGQHLRDARDFQVLLRQHRVGDVVTLTVLLPDGRQADVKVVARRFTAHERWLYFYALYLVGMAFVFAGVWVFLFRRYDALGRAFAVFSASIGLALAGVLDVWGTYRFEFLWLLAIGLGGAMLGTLALLFPRPARVVRRHPWLLGAFHVPTVVLVVYAWKNVWNAAHPWVYIHARQYIYAVDALMALLFVGRLVYVRWRSEFPIARAQAAFILSGFVVGFGPLVVWMLLPQLGLPAHFSFWTLFPTAIFPFAMAYAMLRYRAVRTDVLARRALAYAILVTFIAVGYGLVVAGVVLLFRGTVRPRNPFVLGGLAFVVALLFSPLERWLRQRVDRVFARTEQAYQRRLDAFGRALVGAANVSAVADLVRETVTEVFAPYPFHIFVYNAVAERYQAMPGLDGEPTSEISWRQEDALPRFLEKIGGAYFFSPDDVPPELASETARMTVLRSVLYVPLPGSERLVGFLALGPRVDRLYGSAEVDFLENLGRQAALAIERAQTVSDLERRLEQLDTLARVARGVNVTIVFDDLLELLYAQVVRLVKAHYFRILLWDEGTQQLRFAFVVNGEERLREKEGKPLPDEKPLAWDVFRRRVPMRFDNYPEACRRRGGIPAMPNALAWMGVPLNAGAETIGVIVVADTSTEVTYTEEQMAFLHAVADLAAGAIVKARLLEESRRRASQLAALNQITRRLSSTLDLSALLDQILHSAVRLLRAEAGTLFLVDEETGELVFHVVVGPVGQGLVGKRLPPESGLVGRAIKERLPILVQDTRRNPDWDRSVDASTGFETHSALVVPMVVQDRAIGAIEVLNKAEGGVFTRDDEQLLLAFAGQAAVAIQNARLYTMTDQALAARVEELSALQRIDRELNTSLDVRRAMQVTLEWATRRTQSLAGLVGLWQEETLTIIADRGYVQGELGAFRSTGIPLERYPALRRAVESRQPQRIVAGDTGSRFIHREARAQLVVPIEREDKVIGLIVLESHDATVYAEEAIRFLVRLADHAAVAVANAQLYAEVQRANETKSEFVSFVAHELKTPMTAIRGYTDLLAKGAVGPINENQAQFLKVIRTNVERMNRLVSDLSDISRIEAGKLALDFRKVDFREVVDEVVSSLQQQIEAKQQTLEVHMPADLPPVWADQGRMAQVLTNLVSNAHKYTPEGGKIEILVEHVPNRWQEDGPPEVIHVAVRDNGLGMSEEDQQRVFQKFFRSENRAAREAPGTGLGLHITKNLVEMHGGKIWFESKLGQGTTFHFTVPIAE, from the coding sequence ATGAAGCGTTCTGTCACGAGTTCTTCGACATTTTCGTACCTTCCCCCGGTGGTCGCGCAAAAGGTGCTGCCGTGGAGCGTGCTGGCGTACCTTTTGATGGTGGTGGGGGTGATGGCGGCGTTGCCGTTTGTGGTGACGCGCTGGATGCAGCAGCCGTTTACCGGCGCGTTTGTGGAAAGCACGCTGGTGGTCGGCACTGTGAGCGACCCGCAGTATGCCGCCGATACCACGGCGCACTTGCAGGTGGATAGCATCGTCCAGGCGGTGGATGGTCAGCACTTGCGTGACGCCCGAGATTTTCAGGTGTTGTTGCGGCAGCACCGCGTGGGGGATGTGGTGACGCTTACCGTGCTGTTGCCCGATGGCAGACAGGCCGATGTGAAAGTGGTTGCCCGCCGTTTTACGGCTCACGAGCGGTGGTTGTATTTTTATGCCCTTTATCTGGTGGGCATGGCCTTCGTGTTCGCGGGGGTGTGGGTTTTCCTCTTCCGCCGCTATGACGCGCTGGGGCGGGCGTTTGCGGTCTTTTCGGCTTCCATCGGGCTGGCGTTGGCTGGCGTGCTGGATGTGTGGGGCACGTATCGCTTTGAATTTCTGTGGCTGTTGGCTATTGGCCTGGGTGGGGCGATGTTGGGAACGCTGGCCTTGCTTTTCCCGCGGCCGGCGCGCGTGGTGCGGCGGCATCCGTGGTTGTTGGGGGCTTTCCACGTGCCTACGGTGGTGCTGGTGGTGTATGCGTGGAAGAACGTGTGGAACGCGGCGCACCCCTGGGTTTACATTCATGCCCGGCAATACATTTATGCGGTTGATGCGCTGATGGCCCTGCTTTTTGTGGGGCGGTTGGTGTATGTGCGCTGGCGTTCGGAATTCCCCATCGCGCGGGCCCAGGCAGCGTTTATTTTGAGCGGGTTCGTTGTGGGGTTTGGCCCGCTGGTGGTGTGGATGCTGTTGCCGCAGCTCGGGCTGCCGGCGCATTTTTCGTTTTGGACGCTCTTCCCTACCGCCATTTTCCCCTTTGCCATGGCTTACGCCATGCTGCGCTATCGCGCTGTGCGCACCGATGTTTTGGCCCGCCGGGCGTTGGCGTATGCCATTTTAGTCACCTTCATTGCCGTGGGCTACGGCCTGGTCGTGGCGGGCGTGGTGCTGCTGTTCCGTGGGACGGTGCGCCCGCGCAACCCCTTTGTGTTGGGCGGCCTGGCGTTTGTGGTGGCGTTGCTCTTCTCACCGCTGGAGCGTTGGCTGCGACAGCGGGTGGACCGTGTTTTTGCCCGCACCGAGCAGGCCTATCAGCGGCGATTGGACGCTTTTGGGCGGGCGCTGGTGGGTGCGGCCAACGTTTCGGCAGTGGCCGACCTGGTGCGAGAAACCGTCACCGAAGTTTTTGCCCCTTACCCCTTCCACATTTTTGTCTACAATGCCGTGGCCGAGCGCTATCAAGCCATGCCCGGCCTGGATGGCGAGCCAACTTCTGAAATTTCCTGGCGGCAGGAAGACGCGTTGCCGCGGTTTTTGGAAAAGATTGGCGGGGCATATTTCTTTAGCCCTGACGACGTGCCCCCTGAACTGGCCTCTGAAACGGCCCGCATGACGGTGCTGCGCAGCGTGCTTTACGTGCCCCTGCCTGGCTCTGAGCGGTTGGTGGGCTTTCTGGCGCTGGGCCCTCGGGTTGACCGGCTCTATGGCAGCGCCGAAGTGGACTTCCTCGAAAATTTGGGGCGTCAGGCAGCCCTGGCGATCGAACGCGCCCAGACTGTTTCGGACCTGGAGCGGCGACTGGAACAATTGGATACGCTCGCCCGGGTTGCGCGCGGCGTGAACGTCACAATTGTGTTCGATGACTTGCTGGAATTGCTCTATGCCCAGGTAGTGCGGCTGGTCAAGGCGCATTATTTCCGCATTCTGCTGTGGGATGAGGGCACGCAGCAATTACGTTTTGCTTTCGTGGTCAACGGCGAAGAGCGGCTGCGCGAGAAGGAAGGTAAGCCGTTGCCGGACGAGAAGCCGCTCGCGTGGGATGTTTTCCGCCGCCGGGTGCCGATGCGCTTCGATAACTACCCTGAGGCGTGCCGACGGCGGGGCGGCATTCCAGCGATGCCCAATGCGCTGGCCTGGATGGGCGTGCCGCTTAACGCAGGTGCAGAGACTATTGGCGTCATTGTGGTGGCCGATACATCCACTGAGGTGACCTACACCGAAGAGCAGATGGCTTTTCTGCATGCCGTAGCCGACCTGGCAGCCGGTGCGATTGTCAAAGCGCGATTGTTGGAAGAAAGCCGCCGCCGGGCGTCCCAACTGGCGGCGCTGAACCAGATTACCCGGCGTTTGTCTTCGACGCTCGATTTGTCTGCTCTGCTTGACCAGATCCTCCACAGCGCCGTGCGGCTGCTCCGCGCCGAGGCGGGCACGCTTTTTCTTGTGGATGAAGAGACCGGCGAGTTGGTCTTCCACGTGGTGGTGGGTCCGGTCGGGCAAGGGCTGGTCGGCAAACGGCTCCCCCCGGAAAGCGGTTTGGTGGGGCGTGCAATCAAAGAGCGGTTGCCCATTCTGGTGCAGGATACGCGACGCAACCCCGATTGGGACCGCTCGGTGGACGCGAGCACAGGGTTTGAGACCCATTCGGCGCTGGTTGTGCCGATGGTAGTGCAGGATCGCGCCATTGGGGCCATTGAAGTGCTCAACAAGGCCGAAGGGGGGGTATTTACTCGCGATGACGAGCAGTTGTTGCTGGCCTTTGCTGGCCAGGCGGCTGTTGCCATTCAGAACGCCCGCCTTTACACCATGACCGACCAGGCGCTGGCCGCCCGCGTGGAAGAACTTTCGGCGTTGCAGCGCATCGACCGCGAACTCAATACCAGCCTGGATGTGCGCCGGGCAATGCAGGTCACGCTGGAATGGGCGACCCGCCGCACGCAATCGCTGGCCGGCCTGGTGGGGCTGTGGCAGGAAGAAACGCTGACCATCATTGCCGACCGCGGCTACGTGCAGGGTGAACTGGGGGCCTTCCGCAGCACGGGCATTCCGCTGGAACGCTACCCGGCGTTGCGCCGGGCGGTGGAAAGCCGTCAGCCGCAGCGCATTGTGGCAGGGGATACCGGCTCGCGATTCATCCACCGCGAGGCGCGGGCACAACTGGTCGTGCCCATCGAGCGGGAAGACAAGGTCATTGGCCTGATTGTGCTCGAAAGCCACGACGCGACGGTGTATGCCGAAGAGGCCATTCGCTTCCTGGTGCGGCTGGCCGACCACGCTGCGGTGGCGGTGGCGAATGCTCAGTTGTATGCCGAGGTGCAGCGCGCCAACGAAACCAAGAGTGAGTTTGTCTCTTTTGTGGCGCACGAACTCAAAACGCCGATGACGGCCATTCGCGGCTACACAGATTTGCTCGCAAAAGGGGCGGTGGGGCCGATCAACGAAAACCAGGCCCAGTTCCTCAAGGTCATTCGCACCAATGTAGAACGCATGAACCGCCTGGTTTCCGATTTGAGCGATATTTCCCGCATTGAGGCGGGCAAACTGGCGCTGGACTTCCGCAAAGTGGATTTCCGCGAGGTGGTAGACGAGGTTGTCAGTTCGTTGCAGCAGCAGATCGAGGCCAAGCAGCAGACGCTGGAAGTTCACATGCCTGCCGACCTGCCACCGGTGTGGGCTGACCAGGGACGCATGGCACAGGTGCTGACCAACCTGGTGAGCAATGCGCACAAATACACTCCCGAGGGCGGCAAGATAGAAATTCTGGTAGAACATGTGCCCAATCGATGGCAGGAAGACGGCCCGCCGGAAGTGATTCATGTGGCTGTGCGCGACAATGGGCTGGGCATGAGCGAGGAAGACCAGCAGCGCGTGTTCCAGAAATTCTTCCGCTCGGAAAACCGGGCGGCTCGCGAAGCCCCCGGCACGGGGCTGGGGTTGCACATCACCAAAAACCTGGTCGAGATGCACGGTGGCAAAATCTGGTTTGAGTCCAAGTTGGGCCAGGGAACCACCTTCCATTTCACCGTGCCGATTGCCGAGTAG
- a CDS encoding carboxymuconolactone decarboxylase family protein, giving the protein MGAKQRLDQTNALIERLMQQYPGETKAFLHFMKAAQSGKALSAKHKELINVALAVAAQCEWCISLHVKGALDAGASRDEIMEAAFQAVLMHGGPAMMYLTPLVEAIDAFTASEG; this is encoded by the coding sequence ATGGGCGCTAAACAACGTCTCGATCAGACGAATGCCCTTATTGAACGCCTGATGCAGCAATACCCGGGTGAGACGAAGGCTTTCCTGCACTTTATGAAGGCGGCCCAAAGCGGCAAGGCTTTGAGCGCCAAGCACAAAGAATTGATCAATGTGGCCCTGGCGGTTGCGGCGCAGTGCGAGTGGTGCATTTCGCTGCATGTCAAAGGAGCCCTCGATGCTGGCGCGAGCCGTGATGAAATCATGGAAGCCGCGTTCCAGGCCGTACTGATGCATGGTGGCCCGGCGATGATGTACCTCACACCGCTGGTCGAAGCGATCGATGCTTTCACTGCGTCGGAAGGCTGA